In the Pirellulales bacterium genome, one interval contains:
- a CDS encoding DUF1080 domain-containing protein yields the protein MRYRFLLIVGSLLALSGWAAADDYVLHTFERKQLTPIFYCEGASFGDFNRDGKMDVVSGPFWYAGPEFTEKHEYYPAKPYDKNGYSDNFFAFTDDLNHDGWTDILIVGFPGKEAFWYANPQGQSGHWQRHEAFDIVDNESPQYTDLTGDGRPELVFHTRGQFGYAGPDPEDATKPWKFHAVGPAGPYQRFTHGLGIGDVNGDGRMDILEAKGWLEQPPAGTEGFWQRHDANFGNGGAQMYVYDVDGDGDNDVITSLAAHQYGLAWFEQTREGDAINFTQHLIMGDKPEQNEYGLVFSQMHAVELVDMDGDGLKDIVTGKRHWAHNGNDPDERSAAVSYWFKLVRGERGVHFVPMKIDDNSGVGTQLVVGDLNGDKLYDLVVGNKLGTFVVLHHAKPVSREEWEAAQPKPVQPQAANDPAAGQLPTDEAGHTVDLDFESGTLDGWAVEGKAFDRQPVRGDTVAARRNDMRSEHHGDYWIGTFEVAGDAPRGTLTSPYFVVSQPWASFLVAGGAAPATRVELVREGRPDPIYSATGENTENLQPVVVDLRPYQGQKIAVRIADTSAGGWGHINFDNFRLHAERPKFANERTVMPVDQYPYAGLSPDAAAKAMTVPDGFTVTAFAGEPDVHQPIGFCFDDRGRLWVAEAYSYPAKLPADRAKDRVLIFADTDGDGHFDERKVFAEKLNLVSGIEYGHGGLWIGAAPELLFIPDRNHDDQPDGPAEVLLDGWGYQDSHETLNTFIWGPDGWLYGCHGVFTHSLVGKPGTPKDARVPINAGIWRYHPTRHEFEVFGHGTSNPWGVDFDDYGQTFCTACVIPHLYHIIEGARYQRQAGQHFNRATYADIQTIARHRHWIGANPHGGNNRSDAAGGGHAHSGAMIYLGGAWPAVYRNQIFMNNIHGNRINVDRLGPEGSGYFGDRAPDFLLTGDTWSQILNLRYGPDGQVYMIDWYDANACHRLEADMHDRTNGRIYKISYGKPEPSAVDLTQASDLELVAYQLHANDWFVRHARRLLAERGGQEEVWRALDKIAFEHADPTRRVRGIWALQASGGLTLDRIERALGDESPYVRGWAIQLAHDGHEMGPEFMPRLLGLAEKDPSPVVRLYLASAAQKVPLEERVALLRALLAHGEDAGDHNLPLMYWYALEPLAAANPAAALELASATTIPPLLEFTVRRIGETGTPEAIALLVDGLNQAGNAVQQLTLLGGIQKSLEGRRRVDMPANWPTTFARLYPAAPPELQSRLMALAVTFGDKSAFDALKKVLVDRSADAELRMNALTALVAAKTEGLAGVLQLLLDDAALRGAALRGLAGYDDPATPERILGIFAELTPAERRDALATMAARAASAKVLLAAVGSGRVRAADLSADVVRQLKNLRDAEVDRLIGEVWGTASETTADKAQLIAQYKDVLGMPHGEPDLALGRAVFARTCQQCHTLFGVGGKVGPELTGSNRANLDYILSNILDPSALIGKEYVAQVLALEDGRVVTGIVRNETPQALTVLTANETLVIPRDEISEMAASDKSMMPDDILKPLNETELRGLIGYLASPGQTPMLAMADNAKTLFNGRDLTGWNGNQEVWHVENGELVGKSAGLKRNEFLYTDLEVSDFRLKLEVQLVNNAGNSGVQFRSEPIEGGEMRGYQADIGVGWWGKLYEESGRGLLTKKSGESLIKPGEWTTYEIEAVGGHVRLWLNGQSIVDLDDPDGRRRGVLAVQVHSGGATEVRFRNFELTILNPDGKPAEIEAVSSAQGN from the coding sequence ATGCGATATCGTTTCTTGCTGATCGTCGGCAGTCTGTTGGCGCTGTCCGGCTGGGCCGCGGCCGACGACTACGTGCTGCATACCTTCGAGCGCAAACAGCTCACGCCGATCTTCTATTGCGAAGGCGCGAGCTTCGGCGATTTCAACCGCGACGGGAAAATGGACGTCGTCTCGGGACCTTTCTGGTACGCGGGCCCCGAGTTTACCGAAAAGCACGAGTACTACCCGGCCAAGCCTTATGACAAGAACGGCTATTCGGACAACTTCTTCGCCTTTACCGACGACCTCAACCACGACGGCTGGACCGATATCCTGATCGTCGGCTTCCCCGGCAAAGAGGCGTTCTGGTACGCCAATCCCCAGGGCCAATCGGGCCACTGGCAGCGCCACGAGGCGTTCGACATCGTCGACAACGAGTCGCCCCAGTACACCGATTTGACCGGTGACGGACGGCCCGAGCTCGTGTTTCACACGCGCGGGCAGTTCGGCTATGCCGGCCCCGATCCGGAAGACGCCACGAAGCCCTGGAAGTTTCACGCCGTCGGCCCGGCCGGGCCCTATCAGCGGTTCACTCATGGGCTAGGCATCGGCGATGTGAACGGCGACGGGCGCATGGACATCCTCGAAGCCAAGGGCTGGCTCGAGCAGCCACCCGCCGGCACGGAAGGGTTCTGGCAACGACACGACGCCAATTTCGGCAACGGCGGCGCACAGATGTACGTCTACGACGTCGACGGCGACGGCGACAACGACGTCATCACCAGCCTCGCTGCGCATCAATATGGGCTCGCCTGGTTCGAACAAACGCGCGAGGGCGATGCGATCAACTTCACCCAGCATCTGATCATGGGCGACAAGCCCGAGCAGAACGAGTACGGGCTCGTGTTCTCGCAGATGCATGCCGTCGAACTGGTCGACATGGACGGCGACGGGCTCAAGGACATCGTCACGGGCAAGCGGCACTGGGCTCACAATGGCAACGATCCCGACGAACGCAGTGCGGCCGTGTCGTATTGGTTCAAGCTGGTGCGCGGCGAGCGGGGCGTGCACTTCGTGCCGATGAAGATCGACGACAACTCCGGCGTCGGCACACAGCTCGTGGTCGGCGATCTCAACGGCGACAAGCTGTACGACCTGGTCGTCGGCAACAAGCTGGGCACGTTCGTCGTCTTGCACCACGCCAAGCCGGTCAGCCGCGAGGAATGGGAAGCGGCGCAGCCCAAGCCCGTGCAACCCCAGGCCGCGAACGATCCCGCGGCCGGTCAATTGCCGACCGACGAAGCAGGCCACACGGTCGACCTCGACTTTGAAAGCGGCACCCTCGACGGCTGGGCCGTCGAGGGCAAAGCCTTCGACCGCCAGCCGGTGCGCGGCGATACGGTCGCCGCTCGCCGCAACGACATGCGGAGCGAGCATCACGGCGACTACTGGATCGGTACCTTCGAAGTTGCCGGCGACGCACCCCGGGGCACGCTGACCTCACCCTACTTTGTGGTGTCGCAGCCCTGGGCCAGCTTCCTCGTCGCCGGCGGCGCCGCTCCGGCCACGCGCGTCGAACTGGTGCGCGAGGGACGCCCGGACCCGATCTATAGCGCCACGGGCGAAAACACCGAGAACTTGCAGCCCGTCGTCGTCGATTTGCGCCCCTACCAGGGGCAGAAGATCGCCGTGCGCATCGCCGACACCAGCGCCGGCGGCTGGGGGCACATCAACTTCGACAACTTCCGGCTGCACGCCGAACGGCCCAAGTTCGCCAACGAGCGGACCGTGATGCCGGTGGACCAGTATCCCTATGCGGGGCTCTCGCCCGACGCGGCCGCGAAGGCCATGACCGTGCCCGACGGCTTTACGGTCACGGCCTTCGCGGGCGAGCCGGACGTGCATCAACCGATCGGCTTCTGCTTCGACGACCGCGGCCGGCTGTGGGTGGCCGAGGCCTATTCCTACCCGGCCAAGCTGCCCGCCGATCGGGCCAAGGACCGCGTACTGATCTTTGCCGATACGGACGGCGACGGTCATTTCGATGAACGCAAGGTGTTCGCCGAAAAGCTCAATCTCGTCAGCGGCATCGAGTATGGACATGGCGGCCTATGGATCGGCGCGGCGCCTGAGTTGTTGTTCATCCCGGACCGCAATCACGACGACCAACCCGATGGCCCCGCTGAAGTCTTGCTCGACGGTTGGGGTTACCAAGACTCGCACGAAACGCTGAACACGTTCATCTGGGGGCCCGACGGCTGGCTCTATGGCTGCCACGGCGTGTTTACCCATTCGCTCGTCGGCAAGCCGGGCACTCCCAAGGACGCGCGGGTGCCGATCAACGCCGGCATCTGGCGTTACCATCCGACGCGGCACGAATTCGAAGTCTTTGGGCACGGTACGAGCAATCCCTGGGGAGTCGACTTCGACGACTACGGCCAGACCTTCTGCACGGCCTGCGTGATCCCGCACTTGTATCACATCATCGAAGGCGCGCGCTACCAGCGGCAGGCGGGCCAACACTTCAATCGCGCGACCTATGCCGACATTCAAACCATCGCCCGGCACCGTCACTGGATCGGTGCCAACCCGCACGGCGGCAACAATCGCTCCGACGCCGCCGGCGGCGGTCACGCCCACAGTGGCGCGATGATCTACCTGGGCGGAGCCTGGCCCGCGGTGTATCGCAACCAGATTTTCATGAACAACATCCACGGCAATCGAATCAACGTCGATCGCCTGGGTCCGGAAGGCTCGGGCTATTTCGGCGATCGGGCGCCCGACTTCCTGCTGACCGGCGACACCTGGTCACAGATTCTGAACCTGCGTTACGGTCCCGACGGGCAGGTCTACATGATCGACTGGTACGACGCGAACGCCTGTCACCGCCTCGAGGCCGACATGCACGATCGCACCAACGGGCGCATCTACAAGATCAGCTACGGCAAACCGGAGCCGAGCGCGGTCGACCTGACGCAGGCGTCGGACCTGGAATTAGTGGCCTATCAGCTCCATGCCAACGACTGGTTCGTGCGCCATGCCCGGCGGCTGTTGGCAGAGCGCGGTGGTCAGGAAGAGGTCTGGCGCGCGCTGGACAAGATCGCCTTCGAGCACGCCGATCCGACCCGCCGCGTGCGCGGCATTTGGGCCTTGCAAGCGTCCGGAGGTCTGACGCTCGACCGCATCGAGCGCGCGCTCGGCGATGAATCGCCGTACGTGCGCGGGTGGGCCATTCAATTGGCCCACGATGGTCACGAAATGGGCCCCGAGTTCATGCCGCGATTGCTGGGCCTGGCCGAGAAAGACCCTTCGCCGGTCGTACGGCTGTATCTCGCCTCCGCGGCGCAAAAGGTCCCGCTGGAAGAGCGCGTCGCGCTGTTGCGCGCCTTGCTCGCCCACGGTGAAGACGCCGGCGATCACAACTTGCCGTTGATGTATTGGTATGCCCTCGAACCGCTGGCCGCGGCCAATCCCGCGGCGGCGCTGGAGCTCGCCTCGGCCACGACGATCCCGCCCTTGCTCGAATTCACCGTCCGCCGCATCGGCGAGACGGGCACGCCCGAGGCGATTGCGTTGTTGGTCGACGGCTTGAACCAGGCCGGCAATGCCGTGCAGCAATTGACGCTGCTCGGCGGCATTCAAAAATCGCTGGAAGGTCGGCGCCGCGTCGACATGCCCGCCAATTGGCCCACAACCTTTGCACGGCTCTACCCGGCGGCGCCCCCCGAACTGCAATCGCGGCTGATGGCCCTGGCCGTGACGTTTGGCGACAAGAGCGCGTTCGACGCGTTGAAGAAGGTGCTCGTCGACCGGTCGGCCGACGCCGAGCTGCGGATGAACGCGCTCACGGCGCTCGTGGCCGCGAAGACCGAAGGTCTCGCCGGGGTGCTGCAATTGTTGCTCGACGATGCGGCCCTGCGCGGAGCGGCGCTGCGCGGGCTGGCGGGCTATGACGACCCGGCCACGCCCGAACGGATTCTCGGCATCTTCGCCGAGCTGACCCCGGCCGAACGGCGCGACGCCCTGGCGACGATGGCGGCCCGCGCGGCCTCGGCCAAGGTGCTGCTCGCCGCAGTCGGGTCGGGGCGGGTGCGCGCCGCCGATCTATCGGCGGACGTTGTTCGTCAGCTCAAGAATCTGCGCGACGCCGAGGTCGACCGGCTGATCGGCGAAGTCTGGGGCACCGCCAGCGAAACCACCGCCGACAAAGCCCAGTTGATCGCCCAGTACAAAGACGTGCTCGGCATGCCGCACGGCGAGCCCGACCTGGCCCTCGGTCGGGCCGTGTTTGCGCGCACCTGCCAGCAGTGTCACACGCTGTTCGGCGTCGGCGGCAAAGTGGGGCCCGAGTTGACCGGGTCGAACCGCGCGAACCTCGACTACATCCTCTCGAACATCCTCGATCCGAGCGCGCTGATCGGCAAGGAATACGTCGCGCAAGTCCTGGCGCTCGAAGATGGCCGCGTGGTGACGGGCATCGTCCGCAACGAAACGCCGCAGGCGCTGACGGTGCTGACGGCCAACGAAACGCTCGTCATTCCGCGCGATGAAATCTCGGAGATGGCCGCCAGCGACAAATCGATGATGCCCGACGACATCCTCAAGCCGCTCAACGAAACGGAGCTGCGCGGTTTGATTGGCTACCTTGCCAGCCCTGGCCAGACGCCGATGCTGGCCATGGCCGACAACGCTAAGACGCTCTTCAACGGCCGCGACCTGACCGGCTGGAACGGCAACCAGGAAGTCTGGCACGTCGAGAACGGCGAACTCGTCGGCAAGTCGGCCGGGCTCAAACGCAACGAGTTTCTTTACACCGATCTCGAGGTGTCGGATTTCCGGCTCAAGCTCGAGGTGCAATTGGTCAACAACGCCGGCAACAGTGGCGTGCAGTTTCGTAGCGAGCCGATCGAAGGCGGCGAGATGCGCGGCTATCAGGCCGACATCGGCGTCGGCTGGTGGGGCAAGCTCTACGAGGAAAGCGGCCGAGGCTTGCTGACCAAGAAATCGGGCGAGTCGTTGATCAAGCCGGGGGAATGGACCACCTATGAAATCGAGGCCGTCGGCGGCCACGTGCGGCTCTGGCTCAACGGCCAGTCGATCGTCGATCTGGACGACCCCGACGGCCGACGCCGCGGCGTGTTGGCCGTCCAGGTGCACTCCGGCGGGGCCACCGAGGTGCGATTCCGCAACTTCGAGCTCACGATCCTGAATCCCGACGGCAAGCCCGCTGAAATCGAGGCGGTCAGTTCCGCGCAAGGCAACTGA
- a CDS encoding DUF2339 domain-containing protein, with translation MAPNSELQSLRTDLNRLGTELHRAQTLLAALRTQHRELADRIEHMASQGPIVTPVPGPTECIIEVAIVPELDEQTTAPVHLRSSPAIPVAATEIFPQESRPRQITDLGQLETILGRQWLTWLGGLVLLLAVGFTVHWVWITFAIPAAFKVFGLHVLGLGLLTGAWYVARRGLPAIGEALAGVGLFTLYATALAAHRLYELYPTGVALVECCGISFLAIGLAVASSSRAMIVLGALGGFLAPHLASPPGGDSTGLFLYYAVLNAALTTTSIVRGWKFLNPLALTATVVMFGLWLGTELSDVASLAAGVRFSALALATLHATIFLLATTVPAWLRRSHSSFSDWITAAANSLLYMLFVWAVFAPHDDLRLDWLCGALAALHGGLFLLGDRWAGRDDRLARVHLAIGCALLTATIPLAMADFAYLGLAWCLETLLISAVAVRFADLQLRFTALLVALLAILRLAFHDHQLGHEAFLVAGVQVNVLTMAAGAVALMLAGLVEWIVPRRTEPDEIVAQSSTALAGILLAAGNVMLLLAPTCQWENRLVLAFWTVDVAIVWALGFRLNHVWTRIYAATLALGMVGTLALQLGDRIEGIAWPVVNARFASLALVTALYGCAGWAYRRAARRDAVRGLAGFEVWFDPALAVLAVLSLATALGTEIHAWYRDHAPAYQAGGSSYWMARQATFSIVGAIYAAALVTGGIVGRHRTYRLLGMLGLLSVVAKVLLVDLAELQWLPRILALAVLGVMLLAVSAFYQRLSRNGLGSNPDA, from the coding sequence ATGGCCCCCAATTCCGAGCTGCAAAGCCTGCGGACCGATTTGAACCGCCTCGGAACCGAGCTGCACCGTGCTCAGACCCTGTTGGCGGCATTGAGGACGCAGCATCGCGAGCTCGCTGACCGTATCGAGCATATGGCCAGCCAGGGCCCCATCGTGACACCCGTGCCCGGGCCGACTGAGTGCATCATCGAAGTGGCGATCGTGCCGGAACTGGATGAGCAGACCACTGCGCCCGTGCATCTTCGCTCAAGTCCGGCCATTCCCGTGGCGGCTACCGAGATTTTTCCTCAGGAGTCGCGGCCGCGGCAGATCACTGATCTCGGGCAGCTCGAAACGATCCTCGGGCGGCAATGGCTCACCTGGCTAGGAGGGCTGGTGTTGTTGCTGGCCGTGGGCTTCACCGTCCATTGGGTCTGGATCACCTTCGCGATCCCCGCAGCGTTCAAGGTATTTGGGCTGCACGTCCTGGGGCTCGGACTCCTCACCGGGGCGTGGTACGTCGCGCGCCGTGGCTTGCCGGCCATCGGCGAGGCCCTGGCGGGCGTCGGCCTGTTCACCCTGTATGCCACGGCGCTGGCGGCCCATCGCCTCTACGAGCTGTATCCGACCGGCGTGGCGCTGGTCGAGTGTTGCGGAATCAGCTTTCTCGCGATCGGCCTGGCGGTCGCCTCATCGAGCCGGGCGATGATCGTGCTGGGCGCCCTGGGCGGGTTCCTGGCGCCACACCTGGCCTCGCCACCCGGCGGCGACTCGACGGGGTTGTTTCTCTATTACGCCGTCCTCAACGCCGCACTGACCACGACCAGCATCGTGCGCGGCTGGAAGTTTCTCAACCCGCTCGCACTGACGGCCACGGTGGTGATGTTCGGCCTCTGGCTCGGCACCGAACTGTCGGACGTCGCCAGCCTCGCGGCGGGCGTTCGCTTCAGCGCGCTGGCGCTGGCCACGCTGCACGCCACGATCTTCCTGCTCGCGACAACCGTACCCGCCTGGCTGCGCCGCAGCCACAGTTCCTTTTCCGACTGGATCACGGCCGCGGCGAACAGTCTGCTGTACATGCTGTTCGTGTGGGCCGTGTTCGCTCCCCACGACGATCTTCGACTCGACTGGCTGTGTGGAGCGCTCGCTGCTTTGCACGGCGGGCTGTTCCTGCTGGGCGATCGATGGGCCGGGCGCGACGATCGGCTTGCCCGCGTGCACCTGGCCATCGGCTGCGCGCTGCTGACGGCGACCATTCCGCTGGCGATGGCCGACTTCGCCTATCTCGGCCTGGCGTGGTGCCTCGAGACGTTGTTGATTTCGGCCGTGGCCGTTCGCTTTGCCGATCTGCAGCTGCGCTTCACCGCGCTGTTGGTCGCCTTGCTGGCCATCTTGCGACTGGCGTTTCACGATCATCAACTGGGCCACGAGGCGTTCCTCGTGGCGGGCGTTCAGGTCAACGTGCTGACGATGGCCGCCGGCGCCGTCGCGCTGATGTTGGCCGGCCTGGTCGAATGGATCGTGCCTCGCCGCACCGAGCCGGACGAGATCGTCGCGCAATCCAGCACCGCCTTGGCCGGAATCCTGCTGGCGGCAGGCAATGTCATGCTCCTCTTGGCGCCGACCTGCCAATGGGAGAACCGGCTGGTGTTGGCCTTCTGGACGGTTGACGTCGCGATCGTCTGGGCGCTCGGATTTCGCCTGAACCATGTCTGGACGCGCATTTACGCGGCCACGCTGGCCCTGGGCATGGTAGGCACGTTGGCGCTGCAGCTGGGCGATCGTATCGAGGGCATCGCCTGGCCCGTCGTCAACGCCCGCTTTGCGTCGCTGGCCCTGGTGACCGCGCTGTACGGTTGCGCGGGCTGGGCCTATCGCCGCGCTGCCCGGCGCGATGCCGTGCGTGGCCTGGCCGGTTTCGAGGTGTGGTTCGATCCCGCGCTGGCCGTGCTGGCCGTCTTGTCGTTGGCCACGGCGCTGGGCACGGAGATCCATGCGTGGTACCGCGATCATGCCCCTGCGTATCAGGCAGGGGGCTCCTCGTACTGGATGGCCCGGCAGGCGACCTTCTCGATCGTCGGAGCGATTTATGCCGCGGCGCTTGTGACCGGGGGCATCGTTGGCCGCCACCGCACCTACCGGCTGCTGGGCATGCTGGGGCTGCTGTCGGTGGTTGCCAAAGTGCTGCTGGTCGACCTGGCCGAGCTGCAATGGCTGCCGCGCATCCTGGCCTTGGCCGTGCTGGGAGTGATGCTCTTGGCGGTTTCGGCGTTCTATCAGCGCCTGAGCCGCAACGGGCTCGGCTCGAATCCCGATGCGTAG
- a CDS encoding phospho-sugar mutase: protein MTASADSSKYADVVSQVEAAAQAGKLTASAVGNLKAWLTEPRYAEYAARVAELVAAARWRELDDAFWTVIPFGTGGRRGKMFPVGSNSINDRTMGESAQGLADYVLQVRPGPGEPSCAIAYDTRHRSRHFAELCAEVMAASGFKVWFLDGYRSTPELSFAVRHQGCSCGIMITASHNPPSDNAVKVYWNTGGQLLPPHDRGVIDRVMSVETIKRTPFEMARSAGQIVYCQEQVDRAYLAQLAAQALPGPRELKVLYSPMHGVGASSVVPALQAIGFKDVEVFGPHAAPDGDFPNVPGHVANPENPATFDAPIERAKAIGADVILSTDPDADRLGCAAPLVPGGEWRTFTGNQIGALLTEYLLAARKMAGRLSPDQYLVKTLVTTELVRRIGDHYGVRTEGDLQVGFKYIGGIMDQCGPEKFLLGIEESHGYLCGHYARDKDAAVAAVLLACLAAQVKAAGQTLHQKLESLFWQYGCHVEKLVTKTMPGAEGMQRMKALMELLRSKPPRELAGLKVRQVRDYENLVVIRPEGGREPLEGPRGDLVIFDLAAEGNYVAVRPSGTEPKVKFYLFAYEPAEQIAQLDDTRAELAARLDAVYQALAEIADRA, encoded by the coding sequence ATGACCGCCAGTGCCGATTCGTCCAAATACGCTGACGTTGTTTCTCAAGTCGAAGCCGCCGCACAGGCGGGCAAGCTCACGGCCTCGGCCGTCGGCAATCTCAAGGCCTGGCTCACCGAGCCGCGTTATGCCGAGTACGCCGCGCGGGTGGCTGAGCTGGTCGCCGCCGCACGCTGGCGCGAGCTGGACGATGCCTTCTGGACGGTGATTCCCTTCGGGACCGGGGGCCGGCGCGGGAAAATGTTTCCCGTGGGCAGCAATTCCATCAACGATCGCACGATGGGCGAAAGCGCGCAAGGCCTGGCCGACTATGTGTTGCAGGTGCGGCCGGGTCCTGGCGAGCCGAGCTGTGCGATTGCTTACGACACTCGCCACCGCTCGCGGCATTTCGCCGAATTGTGTGCCGAGGTGATGGCGGCCTCGGGCTTCAAGGTCTGGTTCCTCGATGGTTACCGCAGCACGCCCGAGTTGTCCTTCGCGGTGCGGCATCAAGGATGTTCTTGCGGCATCATGATCACCGCCAGCCACAACCCTCCGAGCGACAACGCCGTGAAGGTGTATTGGAACACGGGCGGGCAATTGCTGCCGCCGCACGATCGCGGGGTGATCGATCGCGTGATGAGCGTCGAGACGATCAAACGCACGCCGTTCGAAATGGCCCGCAGTGCGGGGCAAATCGTTTACTGCCAGGAACAGGTCGACCGAGCCTATCTCGCGCAACTCGCGGCGCAGGCCCTGCCGGGGCCGCGGGAGCTGAAGGTGTTGTACTCGCCGATGCACGGCGTGGGCGCCTCGTCCGTGGTGCCCGCCTTGCAGGCGATCGGCTTCAAAGACGTCGAAGTCTTCGGGCCGCACGCCGCGCCGGACGGCGATTTTCCCAACGTGCCGGGTCACGTCGCCAATCCCGAAAACCCGGCCACCTTCGACGCCCCCATCGAACGGGCCAAAGCGATTGGCGCCGACGTGATTCTTTCGACCGACCCGGACGCCGACCGTTTGGGTTGCGCGGCGCCGCTGGTGCCGGGGGGCGAATGGCGCACCTTTACCGGCAACCAGATTGGCGCACTGCTGACCGAGTACTTGCTGGCGGCGCGCAAAATGGCCGGCCGGTTGTCGCCCGATCAGTACCTGGTCAAGACCCTGGTGACGACCGAATTGGTGCGCCGCATTGGCGATCACTACGGCGTCCGGACCGAGGGTGATCTGCAGGTCGGCTTCAAGTATATCGGTGGCATCATGGACCAATGCGGCCCGGAGAAATTCCTGCTGGGCATCGAGGAGTCGCACGGTTACTTGTGCGGACATTACGCCCGCGACAAGGATGCCGCCGTCGCGGCGGTGCTCTTGGCCTGTCTGGCGGCGCAGGTCAAGGCCGCGGGCCAGACGCTGCACCAGAAGCTCGAATCGTTGTTCTGGCAGTATGGCTGCCACGTGGAAAAGCTCGTCACGAAGACGATGCCGGGCGCCGAAGGGATGCAGCGGATGAAGGCGCTGATGGAGTTGCTGCGCAGCAAGCCGCCGCGCGAGCTGGCGGGCCTGAAAGTGCGCCAGGTGCGCGACTACGAGAACCTGGTCGTGATTCGTCCCGAGGGGGGGCGTGAACCGCTCGAAGGGCCGCGCGGCGACCTGGTGATTTTCGACCTGGCCGCCGAGGGGAACTACGTAGCCGTGCGTCCGTCGGGCACCGAGCCCAAGGTGAAGTTCTATCTGTTCGCCTACGAGCCGGCGGAGCAAATCGCCCAGCTCGACGACACCCGGGCCGAACTCGCAGCCCGGCTGGACGCGGTCTACCAGGCCCTGGCCGAAATCGCCGATCGAGCCTGA
- the glmM gene encoding phosphoglucosamine mutase: MATEPIISVSGLRGVIGQSLTPPLAMRYVAAFASTAPAGPLVVTRDGRATGPMLADAVRSVLCAVGRDVIDADVAATPTTGVLVRHLRAAGGVQISASHNPPQYNGLKLFSPEGRVISAAAGQQVIDRYRATEPGWVEHDHLGRVEHCADPHAEHLRLVLATVDVERIRARRFPVLVDSNHGAGSLLARRLLQELGCTVTCLGDTPDGKFAHPPEPTADNLAGVLQSVRQAKAAVGFCQDPDADRLAVIDADGRYLGEEYTLALCVDHVLRSTPGPIATNCSTSRMSEDLAAKYGVACTRSAVGEANVTAAMLAKHAVFGGEGNGGPIDPRVGYVRDSFVGMALILDAMAARNLPIAALAAELPRYEICKTKLELPREKIDGALAALERECSDAQVDNLDGLRLDWPGKWLLVRASNTEPIVRAVAEAPTAAEAERLCELALGIMRRA, from the coding sequence ATGGCCACCGAACCGATCATCAGCGTATCCGGCCTCCGCGGCGTTATTGGTCAAAGTCTGACGCCACCCTTGGCGATGCGCTATGTCGCAGCCTTCGCCTCGACCGCGCCCGCGGGGCCCTTGGTGGTCACGCGCGACGGCCGCGCGACGGGCCCCATGCTGGCCGACGCGGTCCGCAGTGTGCTTTGCGCCGTCGGCCGCGACGTGATCGACGCCGACGTGGCCGCCACGCCTACGACCGGCGTGCTGGTGCGCCACCTGCGCGCCGCCGGCGGCGTGCAGATCTCGGCCTCGCACAATCCGCCACAGTACAACGGCCTCAAGCTGTTCTCGCCCGAGGGGCGCGTCATTTCGGCCGCCGCCGGTCAACAAGTGATCGATCGTTACCGCGCGACAGAACCCGGCTGGGTCGAACACGATCACTTGGGCCGCGTCGAGCATTGCGCCGATCCACATGCCGAACACCTGCGCCTGGTGCTGGCCACGGTCGATGTCGAGCGCATCCGGGCCCGCCGATTTCCGGTCCTCGTCGACTCGAACCACGGGGCCGGCAGCCTCTTGGCGCGGCGTCTCTTGCAAGAGTTGGGCTGCACAGTCACCTGTCTGGGCGATACACCCGACGGCAAATTCGCGCATCCTCCCGAGCCGACGGCCGACAATCTGGCCGGCGTCTTGCAGAGCGTGCGTCAGGCGAAGGCTGCCGTTGGGTTTTGCCAGGATCCGGACGCCGACCGCCTGGCCGTGATCGACGCCGACGGCCGCTATCTGGGCGAGGAATACACCTTGGCGCTGTGCGTCGATCATGTGCTCCGCAGCACGCCCGGCCCGATCGCGACGAACTGTTCAACAAGCCGGATGTCGGAAGACCTGGCGGCGAAATACGGCGTGGCGTGCACACGCTCGGCCGTCGGCGAGGCGAACGTTACTGCCGCCATGCTCGCCAAGCACGCGGTCTTCGGGGGCGAAGGCAACGGCGGGCCGATCGATCCGCGGGTCGGCTATGTGCGCGACAGCTTCGTCGGCATGGCCCTGATCCTCGACGCGATGGCCGCTCGCAACCTGCCCATCGCCGCGCTGGCCGCCGAATTGCCGCGCTACGAGATCTGCAAGACGAAGCTCGAACTGCCGCGGGAAAAGATCGACGGGGCGCTGGCGGCGCTCGAGCGCGAATGCAGCGATGCCCAGGTCGACAATCTCGACGGGCTACGGCTCGATTGGCCGGGGAAGTGGCTCCTGGTTCGCGCCAGCAACACCGAGCCCATCGTCCGCGCCGTGGCCGAAGCTCCGACGGCCGCCGAGGCCGAACGGCTCTGCGAATTGGCGTTGGGCATCATGCGCCGCGCGTAA